In Candidatus Omnitrophota bacterium, the DNA window GGAGAAAAGTACCGTTGTAATGTTTGCGGCAACGAGGTGGAAGTGACAAAGGCCGGCGGCGGGACATTGGTCTGCTGCGGACAGGATATGGAAAAAACAGAAGGGTAAATTTGTTACAGGGCGTAATAAATAGGCCCCTCGCAGTTACTCGGGGTCAAATGTTCGCTCGGAGTGCTCACATTTGAGGAGGCTA includes these proteins:
- a CDS encoding desulfoferrodoxin FeS4 iron-binding domain-containing protein, which encodes MAVKNAGEKYRCNVCGNEVEVTKAGGGTLVCCGQDMEKTEG